The stretch of DNA CGCTGCTCCACCACAAGGGCGAGAACTTTGCCGCCTTTTTCGGTGGACAGACGGCGCAGCAGGCGAAGACCAACTGGAACACCGACAGCGCCAATGCTAATTCGCGCATCTCCGCGATGCTGCCCTACGTCCTCACGGCTTCGCGCTTCGCCCACTACATCAAGGCGATGATGCGCGACAAGATCGGCAGCTTCATGACCAAGGAAAACGTTCAGACCTTCCTCAATACCTGGATTGGCGATTATGTCCTCGGCAAAGATGACGCCGGCCAATCATTGAAGGCCCGGTATCCGCTGCGCGAAGCACGCGTGGACGTGTTCGACACGCCCGGCAAGCCCGGGGTTTACACCGCCACCGTCTTTCTGCGGCCGCATTTCCAACTAGAGGAATTGACCGCCTCTATTCGCCTGGTTGCCGAACTGCCCCCGCCGGTGGCGGCTTGACGCGGCGCCGGCCCGCACGCACAACCAGCTCATCGAGGAACCTGTAGATGGCTACTAATTTTTTCCTGAAGCTCGAGACGCCGAATATCGAAGGCGAGTCGATCGACTCCTCCCACGCCGGGGAACTCCAGATTCTGTCATGGAGCCATAGTTTCAACCAACCGACAAAGCCCACCCGCAGCTCGGCCGGAGGCGGCACCGTTGAACAAGCGAATCACGCCGATTTCTCAGTCACCAAGTATCTCGATAAGGCCACCGACGATTTGCTCAAAATGTGCTGGAGCGGCAAGCAAATCGGCAAGGGCACCTTCACCGCTTATCGCGCCGACGGCGATAACAAACCGGTCAAGTACCTGATGATCGAGTTGGAGAACATCGTCGTCTCCAATATCAGTTTCGGCGGCGGCGGCGGCGACCTCGCGACTGAGACCTTAGCCCTCGCCTACGGCAAGGTGACCTACACCTATACGCCGCAAAAGGTTGCTGACGGGACCAGTGACGGCGCGCAGCCGGTCTATCACGACCTCATGAAACAGGAAGTCGGCTGAACCGGCTCGGCGGTACCCCACGCGATGTCCCGCTTCAACTTCGCTCCGGGATCTCGCGCGCTGTTGTTTGACCGGCTGGCCGAGTCACAGGGTCCGTCAGCCGAGACGGCGTCGAACGGGCGCGACGAAAGCGCGGCGCGGCGCCTTGACGAAGCTGATCTGCGCGCTTCCGTGAGGCGCGAACTGGCGGATCTTCTGAATACGCGCGCGCCGGTCCCGGTCGGGGTTCTGGAGCAGCGCACCCGCAGCACGATCGACTATGGGATTCCCGATTTGTCGGTCTTTCCGGTTGGCGAGCATGATGCCACCACCCGTCTCGCAATGCATATGCGCCGGGCAATTCTGGCGTACGAGCCGCGGCTCAGCGATCCTGTGATCGAAATTGCGCGGGGGGTTGGAAGCGCCGAGACAATCAGTATCCTAGTGCGAGGGGCTTTGACGGTGGGCATGATGCGGGTGCCGGTGGTGTTCAGTCTGTCGCTGGGCGGAGCCGCAGCGGACGTCCATGCCAATTAGGGGCAGCGCGGACCTGCTCCCGCACTACATGGCGGAGCTGGACTATCTCTATACCGCAGGCGCTGAATTCGGCCGTCGCTATCACGACGTTGCCGGCGCCCTTGAATTCTCACGGCAGGGCAGCAACGATCCGCACGTCCAGCGCTTGATCGAGTCCTTCGCTTTCCTGACCGCCCGCCTCCAGCGCACCTATGATGCGCAGTTTCCCGAAATTCCCGCGGCCTTGCTCGACATCCTCTATCCGCAACTCACCGCGCCCATTCCTTCGATGTCAATCGCGGCGTTCCACCCCGACCCGGACCAGCCCGCCTCGCTCACAGGCATCAGCGTTCCGACCGGCACGGAGCTCTTCGCCTCCGCGCCTCAGGAGGGCGCAGAGGACCTGACCTGCCGTTTCCGCACCGGTTATCCGGTCACCTTGTGGCCCCTCGAGGTGGCCGACGCGCGTCTGGAGCCGCCTCCCGACGCATCGGCGTTCACTGATTCAGTAGGCTTAACTGACGTCCAGAGCGTTCTGCGCATCCGCCTGCGATGTCTGGGCAAGGCAACATTTGCACACTTCGCGCCCTCGTCGCTGCGCTTCTTCTTGCCCCCACCCAGCAATAGCCGCGAGGCCATCTACGAGTTGCTCTTCACGCACCTGCGCGGCATCGCGGCGGACGCGAATGCAGGCGCGACGCAGCCCGCCGGCGAGCCCGCGCCGCAACCAGTGTTGCTGCGCACTGCACAGTTACAGAGCGTCGGGTTTGGCGCCGAAGACGCGCTGCTCCCCTGCCCGCCGGCGTCCCATCAAGCCTACCGTCTGCTCCAGGAGTATTTCGCCTTTCCCGACAAGTTTCTCTTCTTCGACATCGCACAGCTACCGCCGGGCGCTTTCGGCACAGGCACGACTG from Candidatus Binataceae bacterium encodes:
- the tssE gene encoding type VI secretion system baseplate subunit TssE, encoding MSRFNFAPGSRALLFDRLAESQGPSAETASNGRDESAARRLDEADLRASVRRELADLLNTRAPVPVGVLEQRTRSTIDYGIPDLSVFPVGEHDATTRLAMHMRRAILAYEPRLSDPVIEIARGVGSAETISILVRGALTVGMMRVPVVFSLSLGGAAADVHAN
- the tssF gene encoding type VI secretion system baseplate subunit TssF: MPIRGSADLLPHYMAELDYLYTAGAEFGRRYHDVAGALEFSRQGSNDPHVQRLIESFAFLTARLQRTYDAQFPEIPAALLDILYPQLTAPIPSMSIAAFHPDPDQPASLTGISVPTGTELFASAPQEGAEDLTCRFRTGYPVTLWPLEVADARLEPPPDASAFTDSVGLTDVQSVLRIRLRCLGKATFAHFAPSSLRFFLPPPSNSREAIYELLFTHLRGIAADANAGATQPAGEPAPQPVLLRTAQLQSVGFGAEDALLPCPPASHQAYRLLQEYFAFPDKFLFFDIAQLPPGAFGTGTTADLILLLDSPARLPIRVNRASFALGCTPIINLFPRVTEPIRLDHTRLEYRLAPDSRRESSVEIHSIQRAIRSVAQAERGQVIRPLFSMRHADMMGRGEAMYYARRQPVSHPDLSGSEMLLSFVDPDLDPKLPADDVVFAHVMCTNRGLAEQIVGGTPLNLEIDLPVSGVSCLNRPTRQLEPPTSGGTLWRLVSHLSVNHLSIAEGEDGIAVLREILLLYCPSEDLAATKRINGLKSLSSRRIVRHIGADAWRGFCRGLEINLEYDESAFPGVSAYLFG
- a CDS encoding type VI secretion system tube protein Hcp, translating into MATNFFLKLETPNIEGESIDSSHAGELQILSWSHSFNQPTKPTRSSAGGGTVEQANHADFSVTKYLDKATDDLLKMCWSGKQIGKGTFTAYRADGDNKPVKYLMIELENIVVSNISFGGGGGDLATETLALAYGKVTYTYTPQKVADGTSDGAQPVYHDLMKQEVG